The following coding sequences lie in one Photobacterium sp. CCB-ST2H9 genomic window:
- a CDS encoding MerR family transcriptional regulator, giving the protein MFISEVAQKTNLSIHTLRYYEKEGLLRSIHRNPAGQRIYHASDLEWLAWIQRLKSTGMPLAEIKVFAALRQQGNCSLKDRQDLLAKHAVSLKREIERLNQELAIVEYKVDAYEEKLLALE; this is encoded by the coding sequence GTGTTCATTTCAGAAGTTGCACAGAAAACCAATCTTTCAATTCACACCCTGAGATATTACGAGAAAGAAGGACTGCTCAGAAGTATTCACCGCAATCCTGCCGGACAACGAATCTATCACGCCTCAGATCTTGAATGGCTGGCCTGGATTCAGCGATTAAAATCAACCGGTATGCCGCTTGCTGAAATTAAAGTCTTTGCAGCACTTCGCCAGCAAGGGAATTGCTCTTTGAAAGATCGACAAGATTTACTGGCAAAACACGCGGTCTCACTCAAGCGGGAAATTGAACGACTGAATCAGGAATTGGCCATTGTCGAATATAAAGTTGACGCTTATGAGGAAAAACTGCTTGCCCTAGAGTGA
- a CDS encoding type III PLP-dependent enzyme → MAHAHSVLDFQSFTNQTLSAEEVHLIESSVAQFGAPLLMLDCDVVRQQYRALKQALPNVTLHFALKPLPLPAVVRTLLDEGASFDLATTGEVELVAQEGIPAERTIHTHPIKRDSDIRDALAYGCNVFVVDNLNELEKFKPYQHDVELLVRLSFRNSEAFADLSKKFGCSPEQALTIIETAQAWNIRIKGLSFHVGSQTMNPQKYVNAIRTCKAVMEQVVERGLPALSTLDIGGGFPVSYTQQVMPIDQFCVPINEALSELPETVQVLAEPGRFIVAQAVTSVASVMGQAEREGQMWYYLDDGIYGSFSGLMFDDAKYPLVTLNQGGECIPSVLSGPTCDSIDVIAENIMLPKLENGDLVIGRMMGAYTSATATDFNFFKRAQTVVLNEFAENSERMTG, encoded by the coding sequence ATGGCTCACGCCCATTCGGTATTAGATTTTCAATCGTTCACCAATCAAACCCTGTCTGCGGAAGAAGTTCATTTAATTGAATCTTCTGTGGCGCAATTCGGTGCCCCGCTCCTGATGCTGGACTGCGATGTGGTTCGCCAGCAGTATCGTGCGCTGAAGCAGGCTTTACCGAATGTAACCCTTCACTTTGCGCTCAAACCGCTGCCGCTGCCGGCTGTGGTCAGAACGCTGCTGGATGAAGGCGCAAGCTTCGATCTGGCAACCACAGGTGAAGTTGAGCTGGTGGCGCAGGAAGGTATTCCTGCTGAACGCACTATTCATACGCACCCGATCAAACGTGATTCAGACATCCGTGACGCGCTGGCCTACGGTTGCAATGTATTTGTGGTCGATAACCTGAATGAGCTGGAGAAATTCAAGCCTTATCAGCATGACGTTGAGCTGCTGGTACGTCTGAGTTTCCGGAATTCAGAGGCTTTCGCCGATTTATCGAAAAAGTTTGGCTGCTCGCCTGAGCAGGCACTGACCATTATCGAAACGGCACAGGCGTGGAACATTCGTATCAAAGGTCTGTCATTCCATGTGGGTTCGCAAACCATGAACCCGCAGAAATACGTGAATGCGATCCGGACCTGTAAAGCGGTGATGGAGCAGGTGGTTGAACGTGGACTGCCGGCACTGAGCACACTGGATATCGGTGGCGGTTTCCCGGTCAGCTACACGCAGCAAGTGATGCCGATTGACCAGTTTTGCGTGCCGATCAACGAAGCGCTCAGTGAACTGCCGGAAACCGTGCAGGTGCTGGCTGAACCCGGACGCTTTATCGTGGCGCAGGCCGTCACCAGTGTGGCTTCCGTCATGGGGCAGGCGGAACGCGAAGGTCAGATGTGGTACTACCTGGATGACGGCATTTACGGTTCATTCAGTGGTTTGATGTTCGATGATGCCAAGTATCCGCTGGTCACCCTGAATCAGGGTGGCGAGTGTATCCCGAGCGTATTATCCGGGCCTACCTGCGACAGTATTGATGTGATTGCAGAAAATATCATGCTGCCCAAGCTGGAGAATGGTGACCTGGTGATCGGCCGGATGATGGGCGCCTACACCAGTGCGACCGCGACTGATTTTAACTTCTTCAAACGGGCACAAACTGTGGTGCTGAATGAGTTTGCTGAAAACAGTGAACGCATGACCGGCTGA
- the def gene encoding peptide deformylase, translated as MAILDILTAPDPRLKEKAVPVTDIDSVQTLIDDLLETLYATSNGVGLAATQVGRSEALVVIDISETRDEPLVLINPEVVSGEEKVMGQEGCLSVPDYYADVERYSSVVVKALDRQGNPITLERDDFLAVVMQHEIDHLSGNLFIDYLSPLKRQMAMKKVKKAVKSMAKTA; from the coding sequence ATGGCGATTTTAGACATACTGACAGCACCGGATCCGCGCTTAAAAGAGAAAGCCGTTCCGGTCACCGACATAGATTCAGTGCAAACCCTGATTGATGACCTGCTCGAAACCCTGTATGCCACCAGCAACGGCGTTGGTCTGGCGGCTACGCAAGTGGGTCGTTCTGAAGCCCTGGTGGTGATTGATATTTCAGAAACACGGGACGAACCGCTGGTGCTGATTAACCCGGAAGTTGTCAGCGGCGAAGAAAAGGTCATGGGTCAGGAAGGGTGCCTGTCTGTGCCGGATTATTATGCCGATGTTGAGCGTTACAGCTCCGTTGTCGTGAAAGCACTGGATCGTCAGGGAAATCCGATCACTCTGGAACGGGATGATTTTCTGGCGGTCGTCATGCAGCATGAAATTGATCACCTGAGCGGGAATCTGTTCATCGATTATTTGTCACCGCTGAAACGACAAATGGCGATGAAAAAAGTGAAAAAAGCCGTGAAATCCATGGCAAAAACAGCCTGA
- a CDS encoding AAA family ATPase: MQRINVIGTSGSGKSTFCRKLAHVLGYPHIEMDALFWKPNWAESTDEAFLLAIEQALDQTQWILDGNYHRTAALKWRHADTVIWVDYSFTRTLFQAVQRAVIRCLSKQELWPGTGNRESFRKTFLSRDSIVWWTIKTYSKNRARYLSMMSDPNFAHIQFVQLRSPAQANQLIQQQKHMKTLGTEPTSNE, translated from the coding sequence ATGCAGCGAATCAATGTCATCGGCACCAGTGGCAGCGGGAAATCGACTTTTTGCCGGAAACTGGCACATGTTCTGGGGTATCCGCATATTGAAATGGATGCTTTGTTCTGGAAACCCAACTGGGCAGAATCGACGGACGAAGCATTTTTGTTGGCCATTGAACAGGCGCTCGACCAGACGCAATGGATTCTGGACGGGAATTATCACCGAACGGCAGCCCTCAAATGGCGTCATGCGGATACTGTCATCTGGGTAGATTATTCGTTTACCCGCACGCTATTTCAGGCGGTTCAACGCGCGGTGATCCGCTGCCTGAGCAAACAGGAACTTTGGCCGGGAACGGGCAATCGGGAATCATTCCGGAAAACCTTTCTGAGCCGGGATTCCATTGTCTGGTGGACAATAAAAACCTACAGCAAAAACCGTGCGCGCTATCTGAGCATGATGTCGGATCCCAATTTTGCACATATTCAATTTGTTCAGCTACGCAGTCCGGCACAGGCAAATCAGCTGATCCAACAGCAAAAGCACATGAAAACATTGGGCACTGAACCGACATCGAATGAATGA
- a CDS encoding FAD-dependent oxidoreductase — protein MSQHYDVAIIGAGVSGVYSAWQLKKNFPGKSIAVFEGSDRIGGRLLSVKAPGVDNMVAELGGMRILDAARQPLIHALLDQINQFSSLPNLIEYYPFPVDTPVNFAYLREVRLRLKDYQDNPHALPYNYSTDAYAQTPGSVMIAALDKIVPGITDPDLTERQRREMAMKAEFQGKMLYEQGFWNVLQQVMSSEDYLYCQDAGGYNSTMSNWNAADAIPWFLTDFGDDVKYFGFKQGFQQVPVALAEEFQAIGGELMMGHKLTTFTQVNGAFELHFNTELEITPHDALQCTATHVVLAMPRRAIDLLEPNCPLLQQPVVKSLTGSVTPRPLFKLFTTYASPWWVEQSGIESGRSVTNMPVRQTYYWPTDEGQPALSGPAILMASYDDGVNVGFWDGYRQKRGLAWKQQMEVLPLPEYRAFTGLIQQQRGADAQWLAHQAPESMVKEVTRQVNLIHNVSVGESAQTQPLQAAFRDWGDDPYGGGWNSWNIGVQSDDVANQIVQPLPQTHLYICGEAYSHSQGWVEGALQTAQLMLAKLVPQLKA, from the coding sequence ATGAGTCAACATTATGATGTTGCGATTATCGGCGCCGGGGTATCCGGTGTTTACAGCGCCTGGCAATTGAAAAAGAACTTTCCCGGAAAAAGCATTGCCGTCTTTGAAGGTAGCGACCGGATTGGTGGACGCCTGTTATCCGTGAAGGCACCGGGCGTGGACAATATGGTCGCAGAACTCGGGGGGATGCGCATTCTGGATGCTGCACGGCAGCCCCTGATCCACGCATTACTAGATCAAATCAATCAGTTCAGTTCCCTGCCGAATCTGATTGAGTATTATCCGTTTCCGGTAGATACCCCGGTCAACTTTGCCTACCTGCGGGAAGTCAGGCTGCGTCTGAAAGACTATCAGGATAACCCGCACGCCTTGCCGTATAACTACAGCACAGATGCTTACGCACAAACGCCCGGCAGTGTCATGATCGCGGCGCTGGATAAAATCGTTCCCGGTATCACCGATCCGGATCTCACGGAAAGACAACGCCGGGAAATGGCGATGAAGGCCGAGTTTCAGGGCAAAATGCTGTATGAACAGGGATTCTGGAATGTGCTGCAACAGGTGATGAGCAGCGAAGATTACCTGTACTGCCAGGACGCAGGGGGTTACAACTCCACCATGTCCAACTGGAATGCCGCGGATGCGATTCCCTGGTTCCTGACAGATTTCGGGGATGATGTGAAATACTTCGGCTTCAAACAGGGATTCCAGCAAGTACCTGTCGCACTGGCAGAAGAGTTTCAGGCTATCGGCGGCGAACTGATGATGGGTCATAAGCTGACCACGTTCACGCAGGTCAATGGTGCTTTTGAGCTGCATTTCAATACAGAACTGGAAATCACGCCCCATGATGCGCTGCAGTGTACAGCGACGCACGTGGTGCTGGCGATGCCAAGACGCGCCATTGATTTGCTGGAGCCCAATTGTCCGCTGCTGCAACAACCGGTCGTCAAATCCCTGACCGGCAGCGTCACCCCCAGACCCCTGTTCAAGCTGTTTACCACTTACGCTTCTCCCTGGTGGGTCGAACAATCCGGCATTGAATCTGGCCGCAGTGTAACCAACATGCCCGTCCGTCAGACCTACTACTGGCCGACCGATGAGGGTCAGCCCGCGCTGTCAGGTCCTGCGATTCTGATGGCCAGTTATGACGACGGAGTCAACGTGGGCTTCTGGGACGGTTACCGCCAGAAACGCGGACTGGCCTGGAAACAACAGATGGAAGTTTTACCTTTACCCGAATACCGCGCCTTTACCGGCCTGATACAGCAGCAACGGGGAGCCGATGCCCAATGGCTGGCACACCAGGCACCTGAGTCTATGGTGAAGGAAGTCACGCGGCAGGTTAACCTGATCCACAATGTGTCTGTCGGGGAATCGGCTCAGACGCAGCCTCTGCAGGCAGCGTTCCGTGACTGGGGGGATGACCCGTACGGCGGCGGCTGGAACAGCTGGAATATCGGTGTACAAAGCGACGATGTTGCCAACCAGATTGTTCAGCCTCTGCCGCAGACGCATCTCTATATCTGTGGTGAAGCTTACTCACACAGTCAGGGATGGGTTGAAGGTGCCCTGCAGACCGCCCAGCTGATGCTGGCGAAGCTGGTGCCTCAGCTCAAGGCATAA
- a CDS encoding SgcJ/EcaC family oxidoreductase, with protein sequence MTNVSQPEDIPEAFQTAWNVHDMQAFGNLFTEDATFVNRFGHYVRGINEILALHTPIHETIYQDSMLSNQLIDIDHISDDVAIIHFWSRLSAGEAHPSGPHELDTLILAVLKKYHAGWRIRALENVTLTNPRTGETILRDTPSENRH encoded by the coding sequence ATGACCAATGTAAGCCAACCAGAAGATATACCTGAGGCATTCCAAACCGCTTGGAATGTTCACGATATGCAGGCATTTGGCAATCTGTTTACTGAAGATGCTACATTCGTGAATCGCTTTGGTCACTATGTTCGGGGGATCAATGAAATCCTTGCACTTCATACGCCTATTCACGAAACAATCTATCAGGACTCAATGTTGAGCAATCAGCTGATCGATATCGACCACATCAGTGACGATGTCGCCATCATTCATTTTTGGAGTCGTCTGTCCGCAGGCGAAGCGCACCCGTCAGGACCTCATGAATTGGATACCCTGATCCTCGCCGTTCTGAAAAAATACCATGCTGGATGGCGCATTCGTGCTCTCGAGAATGTCACGCTCACAAACCCGCGAACAGGTGAAACCATATTACGTGATACGCCCAGTGAAAACCGCCATTGA
- a CDS encoding GNAT family N-acetyltransferase → MIRQAQEKDFEALVRLFIIENKHHASLTPDVVRETDDVFTVQELKDILSDGNQSLLVAEIDGTVSGVLLGHVVHVSSKRWVQSRCYAYVEEIVVAPSARRKGLARALLDTFENWSQDKGATCVELHVWSGNAEAISFYTRTGFRNKQHLLTKVLCEDA, encoded by the coding sequence ATGATACGACAAGCACAAGAAAAGGATTTTGAAGCCTTAGTCCGGCTTTTTATCATCGAAAACAAACATCATGCATCCCTGACACCGGACGTTGTCCGGGAAACGGATGATGTGTTCACCGTTCAGGAGCTGAAAGACATTTTGTCTGATGGCAACCAGTCCTTACTCGTCGCTGAAATCGACGGGACAGTATCCGGCGTTTTACTCGGGCATGTGGTTCATGTTTCGTCCAAGCGTTGGGTGCAATCCAGATGTTATGCCTACGTCGAAGAAATCGTTGTTGCCCCCTCGGCAAGACGTAAAGGCCTGGCAAGGGCGCTTTTGGACACCTTTGAAAACTGGTCGCAAGATAAAGGCGCAACATGTGTCGAGCTTCATGTCTGGTCCGGCAATGCTGAAGCGATCAGCTTTTACACCAGAACAGGATTCCGAAATAAACAGCACTTACTCACCAAAGTACTCTGTGAGGATGCATGA
- a CDS encoding putative quinol monooxygenase yields the protein MVFSQGYYITAELKVKDRANIQTAFESLQRLCAQTLQEPGCSIFQVHRCLQDDSRFLLWERFDSEADYHAHFQQPHTLAYLKLDLTEVVQYFASNVPNVKTTCGAPQ from the coding sequence ATGGTGTTCAGTCAAGGTTATTACATTACCGCAGAGTTGAAAGTGAAAGATCGAGCCAATATTCAGACTGCTTTTGAATCACTGCAACGCTTATGCGCACAAACGCTCCAAGAACCGGGATGCTCCATTTTTCAGGTGCATCGTTGCTTGCAGGATGACTCACGTTTTCTGCTCTGGGAACGCTTTGACAGCGAGGCGGATTACCATGCTCATTTTCAGCAACCCCATACTCTGGCGTACCTGAAGCTGGATCTGACCGAAGTTGTTCAGTATTTCGCCAGCAACGTCCCGAATGTCAAGACGACCTGCGGAGCACCCCAGTAA
- a CDS encoding GNAT family N-acetyltransferase yields the protein MNISLLADVPEAAPTIAGWYLNEWLHLHPSATESTITEKLLQGTNRTTVPLAFVAHFNGELAGAGELKFRELPDYPAYQYWLDGIYVVPQYRGKGISTQLIEFAVEKAKELGIPHLCLRCESHNVKLYELRHFKVIDREGSKFIMARVLDGSQ from the coding sequence ATGAATATTTCACTGTTAGCCGATGTCCCTGAAGCAGCCCCAACCATTGCTGGCTGGTACCTGAATGAATGGTTGCACCTGCATCCTTCTGCAACCGAAAGTACAATCACGGAAAAACTCCTGCAAGGGACGAACCGGACAACAGTCCCGCTCGCTTTCGTGGCACATTTCAATGGAGAACTCGCCGGGGCCGGTGAACTGAAATTTCGCGAGCTGCCCGATTATCCGGCTTACCAGTATTGGCTGGATGGCATTTATGTTGTGCCTCAATACCGAGGAAAAGGCATTTCAACACAACTCATTGAGTTTGCCGTAGAAAAAGCAAAAGAACTCGGAATTCCTCACCTCTGTCTTCGTTGTGAATCTCACAATGTCAAACTATACGAATTGAGGCATTTTAAAGTGATTGACCGGGAAGGCAGTAAGTTCATCATGGCGCGCGTACTGGATGGATCACAATAA
- a CDS encoding GNAT family N-acetyltransferase: MTFVIRKAVKADAKAAHEIRQRAIWAKCVADYPEAQLKLWTEGGMSERFIADIERAFYVAESEQGVIGTAMLNTEHGIGKVDAIFVAPDYMGKGVARALMAHIETLARESGVTALKLDATLNAADFYRARGFTGDEIAVYRSPKGLELACVPMVKSLD; this comes from the coding sequence ATGACATTTGTGATTCGAAAAGCAGTCAAAGCGGATGCAAAGGCTGCACACGAGATTCGTCAGCGGGCGATTTGGGCGAAGTGTGTTGCGGATTATCCGGAAGCGCAGTTAAAACTCTGGACGGAAGGCGGGATGTCAGAACGCTTTATCGCTGATATCGAACGGGCTTTTTACGTGGCCGAGTCTGAACAGGGGGTGATCGGGACGGCCATGCTCAACACTGAACATGGGATCGGGAAGGTGGATGCCATTTTTGTTGCGCCGGATTATATGGGCAAGGGCGTTGCCAGGGCCCTGATGGCGCATATTGAAACACTCGCCAGAGAATCGGGCGTGACCGCACTGAAACTGGACGCGACGCTGAATGCGGCCGACTTTTACCGTGCCAGGGGCTTTACGGGCGATGAGATTGCAGTCTATCGTTCGCCAAAAGGACTGGAATTGGCTTGTGTGCCCATGGTGAAAAGTTTGGACTGA
- a CDS encoding thiamine pyrophosphate-binding protein, with amino-acid sequence MSDLPPRIMRDYLYDALNQLGIRQIFGVPGTNEIPIIDGTSYPENNVEYVECLHENIAMGAAMGAARMTGEPGVLVVHITPGIAHGIGNLFNAYRSHTPLVILCCQQQNELVTQEPLLSSNIAELAKQYCKWSHELRTPYEFPMVLQRAFKEAKAPACGPVFISIPWEFMMVSPLPNQPQKLPGITRIPTNFTGDTDEIQRLAQRFSEAKNPIIIAGDGVGYDDAAQQLGILAQTVGAPVALQTFSSLANFPNDDIHWQGELPGNQAMLQAVFQQHDVAFLVGWSNQAQVTVFNYADGPLIPPSVDILYLSNNTWDIGKNYYGSHAVLGGIRASLEKLNDVMAGLPVTPEQQQARDARNQHLQQLSQQRRQDWNAYLKQAEETPAACINPALIPHYLSQAITEQGLANQFVYVHEAVSDSPSFQYLMPLNKEMSRPISYYCVSGGSLGWSMPASLGIKIQPTAIQGVTPKLVINAVGDGSSLFYPQVWWSAAKYDLAVLYIITNNREYHTLQNGLEEVIDSYDWEPKKKPVEPDPADPASYHNYEVDYLSLQHPQLNFQQIADAMGAGVQGKIVEQTSDLNTALREAIHFVLNENKPYVLDIRTERDPAAVQQSTHLKSSAKRLRRPSLNYFHKDVLDEINPNHFSTLA; translated from the coding sequence ATGTCTGACCTACCGCCACGCATCATGCGTGATTATTTATACGATGCATTAAACCAGCTCGGTATCCGTCAAATATTCGGTGTCCCCGGCACCAATGAAATTCCGATTATCGATGGCACGTCCTACCCGGAAAACAACGTGGAATATGTCGAATGTTTGCATGAGAACATTGCGATGGGGGCAGCCATGGGCGCGGCCCGCATGACCGGAGAACCCGGTGTGCTGGTGGTTCACATTACCCCCGGAATTGCCCACGGGATCGGCAACTTATTCAATGCCTACCGTTCTCATACTCCTTTGGTCATTCTCTGCTGTCAGCAGCAAAATGAACTGGTCACGCAAGAACCCTTACTGTCATCCAACATTGCTGAACTCGCGAAACAGTACTGCAAATGGTCGCATGAACTGCGTACACCCTATGAATTCCCCATGGTGTTACAACGGGCCTTCAAGGAAGCCAAAGCACCGGCTTGCGGCCCGGTCTTTATTTCCATCCCCTGGGAATTCATGATGGTCAGCCCCTTGCCCAACCAGCCACAAAAGCTGCCGGGTATCACCCGTATTCCCACCAATTTCACGGGCGATACAGACGAAATTCAGCGTTTGGCACAGCGTTTTTCTGAAGCCAAAAATCCCATCATCATCGCAGGTGATGGCGTGGGTTATGATGATGCCGCACAACAGCTGGGTATTCTGGCGCAAACGGTCGGGGCGCCCGTCGCCCTGCAAACTTTCAGCAGCCTTGCCAACTTTCCGAACGATGATATCCACTGGCAAGGCGAGTTACCGGGAAACCAGGCGATGCTGCAGGCCGTGTTTCAGCAGCATGATGTTGCGTTTCTGGTCGGCTGGAGCAATCAGGCTCAGGTCACAGTCTTCAACTATGCCGATGGGCCGCTGATTCCGCCCTCAGTGGATATTCTCTATCTGTCGAATAACACCTGGGATATCGGGAAAAACTATTACGGCAGCCACGCCGTTCTGGGCGGCATCCGGGCCAGCCTGGAAAAACTCAATGACGTCATGGCTGGGCTCCCGGTGACGCCGGAGCAGCAACAGGCCAGAGATGCGCGCAACCAGCATTTACAGCAGCTCAGTCAGCAACGCCGTCAGGACTGGAATGCCTATTTGAAACAGGCGGAAGAGACCCCGGCCGCGTGTATTAATCCCGCGCTGATCCCGCACTATTTATCTCAGGCCATCACTGAGCAAGGGCTCGCCAACCAGTTTGTCTATGTTCATGAAGCCGTTTCCGACAGCCCCAGTTTTCAGTATTTGATGCCGCTGAACAAAGAGATGAGCCGGCCAATCAGTTATTACTGCGTCTCCGGCGGCTCGCTGGGTTGGTCGATGCCAGCCTCACTCGGCATCAAGATTCAGCCCACAGCGATTCAGGGTGTGACGCCAAAACTGGTGATCAATGCCGTCGGTGACGGGTCGTCGCTGTTTTACCCGCAGGTCTGGTGGAGTGCTGCCAAATATGATCTGGCGGTGCTTTACATCATCACCAACAACCGGGAATACCACACGCTGCAAAACGGACTGGAAGAAGTGATCGATTCCTACGACTGGGAACCGAAGAAAAAACCGGTTGAACCAGACCCGGCGGATCCGGCCAGCTATCACAATTACGAGGTGGATTATCTGTCGCTGCAACATCCGCAGCTGAATTTTCAGCAGATTGCCGATGCGATGGGCGCTGGCGTCCAAGGGAAGATTGTTGAACAAACCAGCGACCTGAACACCGCGCTGAGAGAAGCCATTCACTTTGTTCTGAATGAAAACAAACCTTATGTGCTGGATATCCGGACGGAGCGGGATCCGGCGGCCGTACAGCAAAGTACTCACCTGAAATCCTCGGCAAAACGATTACGCCGCCCGTCGTTAAATTATTTCCACAAGGACGTGTTGGATGAAATCAATCCCAATCATTTCAGCACACTGGCATAA
- a CDS encoding GNAT family N-acetyltransferase — MALEFHPINVDAHFAFCMAFRRDAYICTFHADHGFSAFIAGYEARMRSRLVDPRWYYIHIWDDHRIIGQLEFKSFSDEPATGYVHLMYIIPDYRGSGVADAAQRYIETRLQADGCQAALLTVGRKNERARRHYRRWGWQRVGSDHTLRGTEIFRRLLPVLKESHPA, encoded by the coding sequence ATGGCACTTGAATTTCATCCCATCAATGTTGATGCGCATTTTGCGTTTTGTATGGCTTTTCGGCGAGATGCTTATATCTGCACATTTCATGCGGATCATGGGTTTTCGGCGTTCATTGCCGGATATGAGGCGCGCATGCGTTCCCGGTTGGTTGATCCACGCTGGTATTACATCCACATCTGGGACGATCACCGTATTATCGGACAGCTTGAATTCAAAAGTTTTTCCGATGAACCGGCCACAGGATATGTCCATCTCATGTATATCATTCCGGATTACCGTGGTTCAGGGGTTGCCGATGCTGCCCAGCGTTATATTGAAACCCGGCTGCAGGCTGACGGATGTCAGGCGGCACTCCTCACTGTGGGGCGTAAAAATGAAAGGGCGCGGCGGCATTATCGCCGTTGGGGCTGGCAGCGTGTGGGCAGTGATCATACTTTACGCGGGACCGAGATTTTCAGGCGATTGCTGCCGGTGCTGAAGGAAAGCCATCCGGCATAG
- a CDS encoding ABC transporter ATP-binding protein has protein sequence MAYQIRGLTKTYFTGEIEVRALRGVDLEIRKGEMVVLLGPSGSGKSTFLNLIGGLDTPTGGQIIFEGNELSGQDERYLTQYRRHYAGFVFQFYNLIPSLNARENVALVSDIVRDPMPVDEALDMVGLKARADHFPSQLSGGEQQRVAVARALVKKPKVLLCDEPTGALDSTTGIKVLDALVGVNETLGTTTIIITHNASIAAIGDRVLHFADGRIVKEERNEKRQPASALMW, from the coding sequence ATGGCTTATCAAATCAGAGGCCTGACAAAAACCTATTTCACCGGAGAGATCGAGGTCAGGGCGCTGCGGGGCGTAGACCTTGAGATCCGGAAAGGAGAAATGGTTGTTTTGCTCGGTCCTTCGGGAAGCGGGAAATCAACTTTCCTGAATCTGATTGGCGGGCTGGATACTCCGACGGGCGGACAGATCATTTTCGAAGGCAATGAACTGTCCGGACAGGATGAACGATACCTCACCCAGTACCGACGTCATTATGCCGGTTTCGTTTTTCAGTTCTACAACCTGATCCCCAGCCTCAATGCCCGGGAGAATGTGGCACTGGTTTCAGATATTGTGCGTGATCCGATGCCCGTGGACGAAGCATTGGATATGGTGGGTCTGAAAGCGCGTGCTGACCATTTTCCTTCACAACTTTCTGGCGGTGAGCAGCAGCGTGTTGCCGTGGCCCGGGCGCTGGTGAAAAAACCAAAGGTGCTTTTGTGCGATGAGCCTACCGGTGCGCTCGACAGTACAACAGGGATTAAGGTGCTGGACGCGCTTGTCGGAGTCAATGAAACGCTGGGCACCACAACGATCATCATCACGCATAATGCATCGATAGCGGCGATTGGTGACCGGGTGCTGCATTTTGCCGACGGCAGGATCGTCAAAGAAGAACGGAATGAAAAACGGCAGCCCGCTTCGGCGCTGATGTGGTAA
- a CDS encoding GFA family protein — MMSQQYQGSCLCGGVQFAVEGFHKQAANCHCSMCRKFHGAAFGTLVGVQGLTWLSGQHLLNEFTAPNGTIRTFCMVCGSSIGFRVKGAPFEAIELAIATFDGDIPVQIDAQIYTRYKANWCALQPDIPSFDEGRSG, encoded by the coding sequence ATGATGAGTCAGCAATATCAGGGATCGTGTTTATGTGGCGGCGTTCAGTTTGCCGTCGAAGGTTTTCACAAGCAGGCAGCGAATTGCCATTGTTCGATGTGCCGTAAATTCCATGGTGCAGCATTCGGGACCCTCGTGGGCGTTCAGGGGCTGACTTGGCTGTCCGGGCAACACCTGCTGAATGAATTTACAGCGCCAAATGGCACAATCCGGACTTTTTGTATGGTATGTGGTTCGAGCATAGGATTTCGCGTCAAAGGCGCTCCCTTTGAAGCCATTGAGTTAGCCATTGCAACATTTGATGGCGATATTCCGGTTCAGATTGATGCTCAGATTTATACCCGTTACAAAGCAAACTGGTGTGCCCTACAACCAGATATTCCAAGTTTCGATGAAGGACGGTCAGGATAA
- a CDS encoding N-acetyltransferase produces MIRTFTAADMDTVLSIWLTASLKAHDFIASDFWQSQVENMRSLYLPVSDVHVYEDHGAVKGFYALYENQLAAIFVTPEAQGQGIGKALLNHAKMQRKMLSLNVYQRNQASYQFYLSQGFQVTAESTDEHTGEAEWQMAFCAS; encoded by the coding sequence ATGATCCGAACGTTTACAGCAGCAGATATGGACACTGTTTTGTCAATCTGGCTGACAGCATCACTCAAAGCACACGATTTTATTGCGTCCGATTTCTGGCAGTCTCAGGTTGAGAATATGCGCAGCCTGTATTTACCGGTTTCAGACGTTCATGTGTATGAAGACCATGGCGCAGTGAAAGGTTTTTATGCTTTGTATGAGAACCAGCTTGCCGCGATCTTTGTCACGCCGGAGGCACAGGGGCAGGGCATCGGGAAGGCTTTGCTGAACCACGCTAAAATGCAGCGCAAAATGTTGTCGCTGAATGTTTATCAACGCAACCAGGCCAGCTATCAGTTCTATTTATCTCAGGGGTTTCAGGTGACTGCAGAAAGCACCGATGAGCATACCGGTGAAGCTGAGTGGCAGATGGCGTTTTGTGCATCATAA